One window from the genome of bacterium encodes:
- a CDS encoding DUF444 family protein has translation MKIHRGRIAQHKHDHHLREYLKQNLNELIQQKELIIDGKVKTQIATLDLPTLKFAEETQYLAQGTGSGSGGTGTGGSGAGDGRIQALGGLMGGDHHGKELRVELDFDEFVKLAQEVLLEELRLPAFHEPARWGEVESQDMPELDDLDRIGIRADLNLEETMVQSLYRNARERGVLDYDVDVQQDAWYFIEDPTSFQNNRSVEVYVLDVSGSMRGEYLSLVRKTIFIIWHYLERRYPTNLRRYVVFQDVAEEKMRDEFFCVESSGGTHISTGFEKAIELLEGAREYDKFLFMFTDGETSSGDFDQAKKRFEEARGAFDLVIYGHVNPGGRGIGGFSEYVQEVAKTGEGALFANLMDIETIRAAMKDFLAFFDAQATRRYAGTPRR, from the coding sequence ATGAAGATCCACCGAGGGCGGATCGCCCAGCACAAACACGACCATCACCTCCGAGAGTATCTGAAACAAAATCTCAACGAGCTCATCCAGCAGAAAGAGCTGATCATCGACGGTAAAGTCAAGACCCAGATTGCCACGCTCGACCTGCCCACGTTGAAGTTTGCCGAGGAGACGCAGTATCTCGCCCAGGGGACCGGGAGCGGCAGCGGCGGGACGGGGACGGGCGGATCCGGAGCGGGGGATGGTCGGATCCAAGCCCTGGGGGGGCTCATGGGCGGGGATCACCACGGTAAAGAGCTGCGGGTGGAACTTGACTTCGACGAGTTTGTCAAACTCGCGCAAGAGGTGCTGCTTGAGGAGTTGCGGCTCCCCGCCTTCCACGAGCCCGCGCGGTGGGGCGAGGTGGAGAGTCAGGATATGCCGGAGCTGGACGACCTCGACCGGATCGGGATCCGGGCCGACCTCAACCTCGAGGAGACGATGGTTCAAAGCCTCTATCGCAACGCCCGGGAGCGCGGCGTTCTCGACTACGATGTCGACGTCCAGCAGGATGCCTGGTACTTCATTGAAGACCCCACGAGCTTCCAAAACAACCGTTCGGTGGAGGTCTACGTACTCGACGTCTCCGGATCGATGCGCGGAGAGTATCTGTCTTTGGTCCGCAAGACGATCTTCATCATCTGGCACTATCTCGAGCGGCGGTACCCGACCAATCTTCGCCGGTACGTGGTGTTCCAGGATGTCGCAGAAGAAAAGATGCGCGATGAGTTCTTCTGTGTGGAGTCGAGCGGCGGAACCCACATCAGCACGGGGTTCGAGAAGGCGATTGAGCTGCTGGAGGGTGCGCGGGAGTACGACAAGTTCCTCTTCATGTTTACGGATGGGGAGACCAGCTCGGGGGACTTCGATCAGGCGAAGAAACGGTTCGAGGAAGCCCGGGGGGCATTTGATCTTGTCATCTACGGCCACGTGAATCCGGGCGGACGGGGGATCGGCGGATTCAGCGAGTACGTGCAAGAGGTCGCCAAGACCGGTGAGGGGGCGCTGTTCGCCAACCTGATGGACATCGAGACGATCCGGGCGGCGATGAAAGACTTCCTCGCCTTCTTCGACGCCCAGGCCACGCGGCGCTATGCCGGGACCCCGCGGCGGTAG